One window of Mediterraneibacter gnavus ATCC 29149 genomic DNA carries:
- the yihA gene encoding ribosome biogenesis GTP-binding protein YihA/YsxC gives MVIKNINLETVCGITSKLPENEKPEIAFAGKSNVGKSSLINALMNRKSYARISATPGKTQTINFYNINEELYLVDLPGYGYAKVSEKEKIQWGNLIERYLHTSKQLKAVFLLIDIRHDPSANDKMMYQWIVDQGFQPIIIATKLDKLKRSQVQKHVKMLKTGLNLLPGTKVIPFSSVTKQGRDEIWDLAEREYLFPERFLEDETKE, from the coding sequence ATGGTAATAAAGAATATCAATCTGGAAACTGTTTGTGGAATTACAAGTAAATTGCCGGAAAATGAAAAACCGGAGATTGCGTTTGCGGGGAAATCCAATGTGGGTAAGTCATCCCTGATCAATGCGCTGATGAACCGAAAATCGTATGCCCGGATCTCTGCCACACCGGGAAAGACACAGACGATTAATTTTTATAATATCAACGAGGAACTTTATCTGGTGGATCTGCCGGGATACGGATATGCGAAGGTTTCCGAAAAAGAAAAGATCCAGTGGGGAAATCTGATCGAGCGGTATCTGCATACATCAAAACAGTTGAAAGCAGTCTTTCTTCTGATCGACATCCGGCATGACCCTTCGGCAAATGACAAGATGATGTATCAGTGGATCGTCGATCAGGGATTTCAGCCGATCATCATTGCTACAAAGCTGGATAAATTAAAACGCAGTCAGGTGCAGAAGCATGTGAAGATGTTAAAAACAGGTCTGAATCTGCTTCCGGGAACAAAAGTAATCCCGTTTTCTTCGGTTACAAAGCAGGGAAGAGACGAAATCTGGGATCTGGCTGAGCGGGAATATCTGTTTCCGGAAAGATTTTTGGAGGATGAAACGAAAGAATAA
- the ytvI gene encoding sporulation integral membrane protein YtvI, whose product MERKRPYWQVAVSLMFSILATAAFIILGVKAIGFLMPFVVGWIISAIATPLVNWLEKRLKIVKKLGTAMIVIMVIGLIVLVGYFAVSRIAAEVTDLIQNFPDIYAQLEEGMREIGNTLSGAFSRLPRGVQNGWTTIVENLDTYMGNLVSKISEPTVTAAGNFAKRLPSYLISFIVAILAAYFFTIQREEVIAWFHKIAPPSVEKRMILVMDNLKYAVGGYFKAQFKIMGVVFLILFAGFLVLGIHYAVLVAFLISFLDFLPFFGTGTALIQWAIYSVFIGEYKITAGLVIIYAVSQVVRQLLQPKLVGDSMGMNPLVTLLLLYVGYKIKGVFGMILAVPLGLVLINMCQAGAFDYILDDVKILVEGILGLREELPQGQKENSDNT is encoded by the coding sequence ATGGAGCGAAAGAGACCTTACTGGCAAGTGGCGGTAAGTCTTATGTTCAGTATACTGGCAACGGCTGCGTTTATTATCCTGGGCGTAAAAGCAATCGGATTTCTCATGCCGTTCGTTGTGGGCTGGATCATTTCTGCCATTGCGACACCTCTGGTGAACTGGCTGGAAAAGCGATTGAAGATCGTAAAGAAGCTGGGAACAGCAATGATTGTTATCATGGTCATTGGGCTGATCGTTTTAGTGGGATATTTTGCAGTCAGCAGGATTGCAGCGGAAGTGACAGATCTGATTCAGAACTTTCCGGATATTTATGCACAGCTGGAAGAGGGGATGCGTGAGATTGGAAATACCTTATCCGGTGCGTTCAGCAGGCTTCCCCGGGGAGTGCAGAATGGGTGGACAACGATAGTGGAGAATCTGGATACTTATATGGGGAATCTTGTTTCGAAAATCAGCGAGCCGACGGTGACGGCTGCGGGAAATTTTGCAAAAAGACTTCCGTCCTATCTGATTTCTTTCATTGTTGCGATACTGGCAGCTTACTTTTTTACAATCCAGAGAGAAGAAGTGATCGCATGGTTTCATAAAATCGCACCGCCGTCTGTGGAAAAGAGGATGATCCTGGTGATGGATAATCTGAAATATGCAGTAGGCGGATATTTCAAGGCGCAGTTTAAGATCATGGGTGTTGTTTTTTTGATCCTGTTTGCCGGATTTCTTGTGCTTGGAATTCATTATGCGGTTTTGGTTGCATTTTTGATTTCATTTTTGGATTTTCTGCCATTTTTTGGAACGGGAACTGCGTTGATCCAATGGGCAATTTACTCCGTATTTATCGGTGAATATAAAATTACAGCCGGTCTGGTGATCATCTATGCAGTTTCCCAGGTAGTGCGTCAGCTTTTGCAGCCAAAGCTGGTAGGTGACAGCATGGGAATGAATCCGCTGGTGACACTGCTGCTTTTATATGTGGGATATAAGATCAAGGGAGTCTTTGGTATGATTCTGGCAGTTCCGTTGGGACTGGTATTGATCAATATGTGTCAGGCCGGTGCATTTGATTATATTCTGGATGACGTGAAGATTCTGGTTGAAGGGATACTGGGACTTCGCGAAGAGCTTCCTCAAGGGCAAAAAGAAAATTCAGATAACACTTGA
- the thiC gene encoding phosphomethylpyrimidine synthase ThiC, whose amino-acid sequence MRNYTTQMEAARKQIVTKELEIVAQKEHMTTEELMPLVAEGKVVICANKNHTCIDPEGIGSMLRTKINVNLGVSRDCKDYDVEMQKVMQAVEMGAHAIMDLSSHGNTIPFRRKLTSECPALIGTVPIYDSVIHYQRDLDTLTARDFIDVVRLHAQDGVDFVTLHCGITRKTIEQIRQHKRKMNIVSRGGSLVFAWMCMTGEENPFYEYYDEILDICREYDVTVSLGDACRPGCLADATDVCQIEELVRLGELTRRAWEKDVQVMVEGPGHMPLDQIEANMKVQQSICQGAPFYVLGPLVTDIAPGYDHITSAIGGAVAASAGAAFLCYVTPAEHLALPNLEDVKQGIMASKIAAHAADIAKGVRGARQADDRMAQARRNLDWEAQWECAMDPETAKRIWNERKPEHEDTCSMCGKFCAVRSMNKALAGEHIDIL is encoded by the coding sequence ATGAGAAACTATACAACACAGATGGAAGCAGCGAGAAAACAGATTGTGACAAAAGAACTGGAGATCGTGGCACAAAAAGAACATATGACGACCGAAGAGCTGATGCCGCTGGTGGCAGAAGGAAAGGTTGTCATCTGTGCCAACAAAAATCACACCTGTATTGATCCGGAAGGAATCGGTTCGATGCTGCGTACAAAGATCAATGTAAATCTGGGAGTTTCAAGAGACTGTAAAGATTACGATGTGGAGATGCAGAAGGTGATGCAGGCAGTTGAGATGGGCGCACATGCCATCATGGATCTGTCTTCTCATGGAAATACAATTCCATTTCGAAGAAAGCTGACCAGTGAGTGTCCGGCGCTGATCGGTACTGTTCCAATCTATGATTCCGTGATCCACTATCAAAGGGATCTGGATACGCTGACTGCCAGAGATTTTATCGATGTGGTCCGTCTTCACGCACAGGATGGAGTGGATTTTGTGACACTGCACTGTGGCATTACGCGTAAAACAATCGAGCAGATTCGGCAGCATAAGCGAAAAATGAACATCGTATCCAGAGGTGGTTCTCTTGTATTTGCGTGGATGTGTATGACAGGGGAAGAAAATCCATTTTATGAATATTATGATGAGATTCTGGATATTTGTCGGGAATATGATGTGACGGTTTCACTCGGTGACGCATGCAGACCAGGATGTCTTGCAGATGCAACGGACGTCTGCCAGATCGAGGAGCTGGTGCGTCTGGGCGAACTGACCAGGCGGGCATGGGAGAAGGATGTTCAGGTGATGGTGGAAGGTCCGGGACATATGCCTCTGGATCAGATCGAGGCAAATATGAAAGTGCAGCAGTCCATTTGTCAGGGAGCGCCGTTTTATGTATTGGGACCACTTGTGACAGATATTGCTCCGGGATATGACCATATTACTTCTGCGATTGGCGGAGCCGTGGCAGCATCGGCAGGAGCGGCATTTTTGTGCTATGTGACACCGGCAGAGCATCTGGCTCTTCCGAATCTGGAAGATGTAAAACAGGGAATCATGGCGTCTAAGATTGCGGCACATGCGGCAGATATTGCAAAAGGAGTGCGGGGAGCAAGACAGGCAGATGACAGGATGGCACAAGCCAGAAGAAATCTGGACTGGGAAGCACAGTGGGAGTGTGCCATGGATCCGGAGACGGCAAAACGGATCTGGAATGAGAGAAAGCCTGAACATGAGGATACTTGTTCCATGTGCGGAAAATTCTGTGCGGTGCGAAGTATGAACAAGGCACTTGCAGGCGAACATATTGATATTTTATAG
- a CDS encoding nitrite/sulfite reductase, producing the protein MLSKDLLQQFEDNITRFDENIHAFENGEIDRQTFKGISGGFGSYAQKEQGYMLRLRLPGGHITKEKLKFLADKISEHQIPLLKLTTCQTIQFHDLSADSVPQLVRDALKVGIITHGGGGDNPRNVMASPLTGTAVDETFDVFPYAKAAGEYLLTKMPGLHMPRKLKVGFSNTPANEVHATFRDLGFVAKENGTFSVYCAGGLGPNPKLGVHITDNADPNEVSLYVHAMIRLFTTYGNYESRAKSRTRYLQDTLGEEKIRNYFLQFVEDAQKEMTPWPVEPVHPISKSADGTLSEALLTEKRVLPQKQNGLYTVSYHPLGGRLAPQKPSELYAVIKEMPETELRISPDGTLYIINLTAKEVPAVLEATKDGAASLFESSVSCIGVPICQHGLRNSYALLESCIQRVRKEQFADRVLPCIHISGCPSSCGSHQAGSIGLVGHSKRVDGKMEPAFKLFVNGDSEEPGAHLGIEKGVLLETVIPEFFAALGKRIAAADSTFDVWYPTHAEEFDTLAAEYAEKTQ; encoded by the coding sequence ATGCTTTCAAAAGATTTATTACAGCAATTTGAAGATAATATCACAAGATTTGATGAAAACATACATGCTTTCGAAAATGGAGAGATTGACCGCCAGACCTTCAAAGGCATCTCCGGAGGCTTTGGAAGCTATGCACAGAAGGAACAAGGATATATGCTGCGTCTTCGTCTTCCGGGCGGTCATATTACAAAAGAGAAATTAAAATTCCTTGCAGACAAAATTTCTGAACATCAGATTCCTCTGCTCAAACTGACTACCTGCCAGACCATCCAGTTTCACGATTTGTCTGCAGACTCTGTTCCGCAGCTTGTTCGTGATGCCTTAAAAGTCGGCATCATCACACACGGCGGCGGAGGCGACAACCCGCGTAATGTCATGGCAAGTCCTCTGACTGGTACCGCTGTGGATGAGACATTTGATGTGTTTCCTTATGCAAAGGCTGCCGGAGAATATCTCCTGACCAAGATGCCGGGACTTCACATGCCCAGAAAACTGAAAGTCGGTTTTTCCAATACCCCGGCGAATGAAGTTCATGCCACATTCCGTGACCTTGGATTTGTAGCCAAAGAAAACGGGACATTTTCCGTTTACTGTGCCGGCGGACTTGGACCAAATCCAAAGCTTGGTGTTCATATTACAGACAATGCAGATCCAAACGAGGTTTCCCTTTACGTCCATGCCATGATCCGTCTCTTTACCACATACGGCAATTATGAGTCCCGCGCAAAATCCAGAACCCGCTATCTGCAGGATACCCTTGGCGAAGAAAAAATCCGGAACTATTTCCTCCAGTTTGTGGAAGACGCGCAAAAAGAAATGACTCCATGGCCTGTAGAACCAGTCCATCCGATTTCCAAATCTGCTGACGGCACTCTGTCCGAAGCACTTCTGACAGAAAAACGGGTACTCCCACAGAAACAGAACGGCCTGTACACGGTTTCTTATCATCCGCTGGGCGGACGGCTTGCACCTCAAAAACCGTCTGAACTGTATGCCGTGATCAAAGAGATGCCGGAAACCGAGCTTCGGATCTCACCGGACGGCACCTTGTATATCATCAATCTGACTGCAAAAGAAGTACCTGCTGTGTTAGAAGCCACAAAAGACGGAGCTGCTTCTTTATTTGAAAGCAGTGTCAGCTGCATTGGCGTTCCAATCTGCCAACACGGACTGCGCAATTCCTATGCACTGTTAGAGTCCTGCATTCAGCGGGTCCGCAAGGAACAGTTCGCCGACAGAGTCCTTCCATGTATCCATATTTCCGGATGTCCTTCCAGCTGCGGAAGCCATCAGGCGGGAAGTATCGGTCTTGTCGGACACTCCAAACGGGTGGATGGAAAAATGGAACCTGCATTCAAATTATTTGTAAACGGAGACAGCGAAGAACCTGGAGCACATCTGGGCATCGAAAAAGGTGTTCTTCTGGAGACTGTAATCCCGGAATTTTTCGCAGCTCTCGGAAAACGAATTGCCGCAGCAGACAGTACCTTTGACGTCTGGTATCCGACTCACGCAGAAGAATTTGATACACTTGCTGCTGAATACGCAGAGAAGACACAATAG
- a CDS encoding response regulator transcription factor has translation MDTILIIEDDADLREGLEYTLSGEGYQILTAENAERGRKLWKTSSCDLILLDCNLPDGNGFSLCSEIRKSSDVFILMLTARDTELDEVKALEMGVDDYMSKPFSIAVLKARIKKLLSRKSEKQWISSNGIRLDKSSCQVICKEEVLELSKIEYKLLLYFLENPGQILSKEQILERIWDKDGKFVDENTVSVNIRRLRRKIEADPQNPQWIQTVHGLGYIWREEEKR, from the coding sequence ATGGATACAATTTTGATCATAGAGGATGACGCAGATCTCAGGGAAGGGCTGGAGTATACATTGAGTGGGGAAGGCTATCAGATCCTGACAGCGGAAAATGCAGAAAGAGGACGAAAGCTATGGAAGACATCTTCCTGCGATCTGATTCTGTTAGACTGTAATCTTCCGGATGGAAATGGCTTTTCGCTGTGCAGTGAGATTCGGAAAAGCAGTGATGTGTTCATTCTGATGCTGACGGCAAGGGATACGGAACTGGATGAGGTGAAAGCACTGGAAATGGGAGTGGATGATTATATGTCAAAACCATTTTCTATCGCGGTGCTGAAAGCGCGGATCAAAAAGCTGCTCTCCAGAAAGAGTGAAAAACAGTGGATCAGCTCCAATGGAATCCGTCTGGACAAAAGCAGCTGTCAGGTGATCTGCAAGGAAGAAGTGCTGGAGCTGAGTAAGATCGAGTACAAACTGCTTTTGTATTTTCTGGAAAATCCGGGACAGATATTGTCAAAGGAACAGATTTTAGAGCGGATCTGGGACAAAGACGGAAAGTTTGTGGATGAGAATACCGTTTCCGTCAATATTCGGAGACTTCGCAGAAAGATCGAGGCAGATCCGCAGAATCCGCAGTGGATCCAGACGGTTCACGGACTTGGATATATCTGGAGAGAAGAGGAGAAACGATAA
- a CDS encoding sensor histidine kinase, whose product MESIITGILSAGCVSGVLFGMYEYRRRKKLYRETDRMLESILEGDPILVSDLKEGEVSALSGKIRKIQEMQEMSVSQAEEEKEQVKSLISNMSHQLKTPLANIRMYEEILREENQDAETREKFLAKMQTQSEKLEWILNSLFKMVKLEQNVMVFEVSMCPIRKTILDAVNLVYEKAARKQIPIKTGYIPDLFLYHNAKWTSEVFANLLENAVKYTSEGGAIQIDLKQYEMYAEIRITDTGIGIRKEEMPRIFQRFYRSKDVENLEGSGIGLYLSRLIAEKEKGYIQVESVYGKGSCFSVFLRMEK is encoded by the coding sequence ATGGAATCGATCATAACAGGAATTCTATCAGCAGGATGTGTGTCCGGTGTTTTGTTTGGGATGTATGAGTATCGCAGGCGGAAAAAACTATACCGGGAGACAGATCGGATGCTGGAATCTATTCTGGAGGGAGATCCGATCCTTGTTTCGGATCTGAAGGAAGGCGAAGTGTCAGCTCTTTCCGGGAAAATCCGCAAAATCCAGGAAATGCAGGAGATGTCTGTATCTCAGGCAGAAGAGGAAAAAGAGCAGGTGAAAAGTCTGATCTCCAATATGTCTCATCAGCTGAAAACACCGCTTGCCAATATCCGGATGTACGAAGAAATCTTGAGGGAAGAAAACCAGGACGCGGAGACAAGAGAAAAGTTTCTGGCAAAAATGCAGACGCAGAGTGAAAAACTGGAATGGATCTTAAATTCTCTGTTTAAAATGGTGAAGCTGGAACAGAATGTCATGGTCTTTGAGGTTTCGATGTGCCCGATTCGAAAGACCATTCTGGATGCGGTGAATCTGGTGTATGAAAAGGCTGCCAGGAAACAGATTCCGATCAAAACAGGGTATATCCCGGATCTGTTTCTTTATCACAATGCAAAGTGGACGTCAGAAGTGTTTGCAAATCTGTTGGAAAACGCAGTGAAATATACCAGTGAGGGCGGAGCAATTCAGATTGATCTTAAGCAGTATGAAATGTACGCAGAAATCCGGATCACAGATACAGGAATCGGAATCCGAAAAGAAGAGATGCCGCGGATTTTTCAGAGATTCTATCGGAGTAAAGATGTAGAAAATCTGGAAGGAAGCGGGATCGGTCTTTATTTGTCCAGGCTGATCGCGGAGAAGGAAAAGGGATACATTCAGGTGGAATCTGTCTATGGAAAGGGAAGCTGCTTTTCGGTATTTCTGCGGATGGAAAAATGA
- a CDS encoding ABC transporter ATP-binding protein, with protein MKILEVQHVVKTYGSHQNQVTALSDVSFAAEQGEFIAIVGTSGSGKSTLLNLLGGLDVPTEGKISIRGHDIGSLTRKEQTIFRRRNIGFVFQNYSLMPVLNVYDNVALPVTFDKGSHVDREHIRELLNELGLWEKRKRYPSELSGGQQQRVAIARALANKPALLLADEPTGNLDSKTAVEVIGLLKASSQKYHQTVLMVTHNEALAQTCDRIIRIEDGRLYQREDAFYGEGGEL; from the coding sequence ATGAAGATTTTAGAAGTACAGCATGTGGTGAAAACATATGGTTCCCATCAAAATCAGGTAACGGCACTTTCCGATGTCAGCTTTGCTGCAGAACAGGGAGAATTTATTGCAATCGTAGGAACGAGCGGTTCCGGAAAAAGTACATTGTTGAATCTGCTTGGAGGTCTGGATGTTCCGACAGAAGGAAAGATCAGCATCAGGGGGCATGATATCGGAAGTCTGACCAGAAAGGAACAGACGATTTTTAGGAGACGCAATATTGGATTTGTGTTTCAGAATTACAGTCTGATGCCGGTGCTCAATGTGTATGACAATGTGGCGCTTCCGGTCACCTTTGACAAAGGAAGTCATGTAGATCGTGAGCATATCAGGGAATTATTAAATGAGCTGGGATTGTGGGAGAAACGGAAACGGTATCCGAGTGAGCTATCCGGCGGTCAGCAGCAGAGAGTTGCAATTGCAAGAGCGCTTGCAAACAAACCTGCCCTTCTGCTCGCAGACGAACCGACCGGGAATCTGGATTCCAAAACTGCCGTGGAGGTAATCGGCCTGTTAAAAGCCAGCAGTCAGAAATACCATCAGACGGTGCTGATGGTGACACACAATGAAGCGTTGGCACAGACCTGTGACCGGATTATCCGGATTGAGGACGGCAGGCTGTATCAGAGAGAAGACGCATTCTACGGGGAAGGCGGTGAGCTGTAA
- a CDS encoding ABC transporter permease, giving the protein MKQIIRLAWSYLKYYRKQTMALFLGIVLSCALFTGIGSLQKSGNHAARENARTKSGDWHYTMRCDTDWFEEFEKTYQPGEKEQGYCVEKTGVLTMRKVTEEPYEIELDYAEEGYLSMMGRTVKEGRYPEEEGEAALDEFTLRNLDIPRKISTTFTLDGETFTLCGIVSEQPSALTQRMQVFVNPTLDYGTNGTFLYVKFDESKDSYGQMSAFADTFGISEKEIAANWELLEWLKNGNRINAAEAVKTGILHWKEAGLPYIWGNLDDKWNLKDKAVLAAIGVFGTFVIYSLFQVSVRKRMSQYSVMQTLGMESKRTFGVLTSELWMIFAVAYPVGCVLGNAAAWGIYQKIGSIFVRTKGIQHTNKYVAAEAAREAAQAGRAQAGAFQVSGEAILFGAIFLLCLLTLVSLILVRRMETLTLREMITKEGEAQTKRRKIYSLKRKDLTGVLTKKFMFSRKKTFIGIILSLSVGSVLFLGTAYLTENAKVNNELTFKADDGLGSDIQVYEDSDSLSSLIPKVCAEQMEKISGLESVRPVRYMAGELTMSDDVFHWPEYYMGSENPEENILDADSDMEEKFNGRLVRKANGEYGLKVNIYGYDDRMLNELNDYLLEGEIDPEKMREEDTVILATLMDGQGNYDGISVSPGDALSVRIPKTAQTELLKFQGEDSLYQNSDLQVQAVVSRTLARVDQFYGDGAASIIMTNEQMKKYFGIEGYRTISIALKEHADAVAVTDEIRKVVSGVSDCVVKDYTEQIKVQNFYLNQKMLFFYGIAFVLLVISLLHIMNSMQYLVAARKHEFGILRAMGITDSGFRIMLLKEGLRYGVYSSIVMIALYLAVQKMLYYFMTHVFLYLHPKSGIQIVPILIMILVNLAICAAAVVISGQSVLKEQVVDVIRE; this is encoded by the coding sequence ATGAAGCAGATCATACGTCTTGCATGGTCCTATCTGAAATATTATAGAAAACAGACGATGGCTCTGTTTCTGGGGATTGTTTTGTCCTGTGCTCTGTTTACCGGAATCGGTTCACTTCAAAAGAGCGGAAATCATGCAGCAAGAGAAAATGCCCGCACAAAATCCGGAGACTGGCACTATACGATGCGCTGTGACACAGACTGGTTTGAGGAGTTTGAGAAAACGTATCAGCCGGGAGAAAAAGAGCAGGGTTACTGCGTGGAAAAAACCGGTGTGCTGACGATGCGCAAAGTGACAGAGGAGCCTTATGAGATCGAGCTGGATTACGCAGAAGAAGGCTATCTTTCCATGATGGGAAGAACAGTGAAAGAGGGCAGGTATCCGGAAGAGGAAGGAGAAGCGGCGCTGGATGAATTTACACTTCGGAATCTGGATATTCCGCGTAAGATCAGCACGACATTTACATTGGATGGAGAAACATTTACGTTGTGCGGAATTGTGTCAGAGCAGCCTTCCGCTCTTACGCAGCGGATGCAGGTATTTGTGAACCCGACACTGGACTATGGAACAAACGGAACATTCCTGTATGTGAAATTTGATGAGTCCAAAGATAGTTACGGACAGATGAGCGCATTTGCAGATACATTTGGAATTTCCGAAAAGGAAATTGCGGCAAACTGGGAGCTGCTGGAATGGCTGAAAAACGGAAACCGCATCAATGCGGCAGAAGCAGTGAAGACCGGGATCCTCCACTGGAAGGAAGCGGGATTGCCTTATATCTGGGGGAATCTGGACGACAAGTGGAATCTGAAGGATAAAGCGGTACTGGCAGCGATAGGAGTATTCGGAACATTTGTGATCTACAGTCTGTTTCAGGTATCGGTACGGAAAAGGATGTCACAGTACAGTGTGATGCAGACACTGGGGATGGAGTCAAAGCGTACGTTTGGGGTGCTGACAAGCGAGCTGTGGATGATCTTTGCAGTGGCTTATCCGGTTGGATGTGTTCTCGGAAACGCAGCAGCATGGGGGATTTATCAGAAAATCGGCAGTATTTTTGTACGGACAAAGGGAATTCAGCATACGAATAAGTACGTCGCAGCAGAGGCGGCCAGAGAGGCTGCACAGGCAGGACGTGCACAGGCGGGCGCGTTTCAGGTTTCAGGAGAGGCGATTTTATTTGGAGCAATCTTTCTGCTGTGCCTGCTTACACTTGTAAGTTTGATTTTAGTGAGGCGGATGGAAACGCTGACACTGCGGGAAATGATAACAAAAGAAGGCGAAGCACAGACAAAGAGACGTAAGATCTACAGTCTGAAACGAAAGGATCTGACGGGTGTCCTGACAAAGAAGTTTATGTTTTCGAGAAAGAAAACTTTTATCGGAATTATATTGTCTCTGTCTGTGGGAAGTGTTCTTTTTTTAGGGACTGCCTATCTGACAGAAAATGCAAAGGTCAACAATGAACTGACATTCAAGGCAGATGACGGACTTGGTTCGGATATTCAGGTGTATGAAGATTCAGATTCACTGTCCAGTCTGATTCCAAAGGTATGTGCAGAGCAGATGGAAAAGATAAGCGGATTGGAGTCTGTCAGACCGGTGCGGTATATGGCGGGAGAGCTTACGATGTCAGATGATGTTTTTCACTGGCCGGAGTATTATATGGGCAGTGAGAATCCGGAGGAAAACATTCTGGATGCAGATTCGGATATGGAGGAAAAATTCAATGGAAGACTGGTGAGAAAAGCAAACGGAGAATATGGATTAAAGGTCAATATCTACGGATATGATGACAGGATGTTAAATGAGTTGAATGATTATCTTCTGGAGGGAGAAATCGATCCGGAGAAAATGCGGGAAGAGGATACAGTGATACTGGCGACGCTGATGGACGGACAGGGAAACTATGATGGAATCAGTGTGTCTCCCGGAGATGCGCTTTCAGTCAGGATACCGAAGACTGCCCAGACAGAATTACTGAAATTTCAGGGGGAAGACTCGCTGTATCAGAATTCGGATCTTCAAGTCCAGGCAGTTGTCAGCAGAACACTGGCAAGAGTGGATCAGTTTTACGGGGATGGAGCAGCCAGCATTATTATGACAAATGAACAGATGAAGAAATATTTTGGCATCGAAGGATACCGGACCATCAGCATTGCATTGAAAGAACATGCGGATGCGGTCGCAGTGACAGATGAGATCCGTAAGGTTGTTTCCGGAGTATCCGACTGTGTCGTCAAGGATTATACGGAACAGATCAAGGTGCAGAACTTTTATCTGAATCAGAAAATGCTGTTCTTCTATGGCATTGCTTTTGTCCTTCTGGTGATCAGCCTTCTGCATATTATGAACAGTATGCAGTATCTGGTGGCAGCCAGAAAGCATGAATTCGGGATTTTAAGGGCGATGGGGATCACGGATTCCGGTTTTCGGATCATGCTGCTCAAAGAAGGGCTGCGGTATGGAGTATATTCCAGTATTGTGATGATCGCACTTTATCTGGCGGTACAAAAAATGTTATACTATTTTATGACACATGTATTTTTGTATCTGCATCCAAAATCAGGTATTCAGATTGTGCCGATTCTGATCATGATCCTGGTGAACCTGGCAATCTGTGCAGCGGCAGTGGTGATTTCCGGACAGTCTGTGCTGAAAGAACAGGTGGTAGATGTGATACGGGAGTAG
- a CDS encoding GNAT family N-acetyltransferase produces the protein MENIYVFDDGVIRGFIEMNGTQLSKIYVDSFFQSQGVGDALIRYATEEFGADNLWALEKNKRAISFYQNHGFQVTGRKRLEENTTEYLVKLER, from the coding sequence ATGGAAAATATATATGTATTTGACGATGGAGTGATCAGAGGATTCATTGAGATGAACGGGACACAACTGAGTAAAATATATGTGGATTCATTTTTTCAGAGTCAGGGAGTTGGTGATGCACTGATCCGATATGCGACAGAAGAATTTGGTGCAGACAATTTATGGGCATTGGAAAAGAATAAAAGAGCAATTTCGTTTTATCAAAATCATGGATTTCAAGTGACAGGTAGGAAAAGACTGGAAGAAAATACAACGGAATATCTTGTAAAATTAGAAAGATAA
- a CDS encoding GntR family transcriptional regulator, whose product MKIIINSSSMVPIYEQIVDQVKAQIISGELKEDDNLPSVRTLSKELRISALTVKKAYDSLEQEGFTVTIHGKGTYVAAANKEMMMEEYRREVEEELTEVIRKAKRYGLSEEDIREMLELILEG is encoded by the coding sequence ATGAAAATTATAATCAACAGTTCATCGATGGTACCGATCTATGAACAGATCGTAGACCAGGTCAAGGCACAGATTATAAGCGGCGAGCTGAAAGAAGATGACAATCTGCCGTCTGTCCGGACCTTGTCAAAAGAATTGAGGATCAGCGCACTGACTGTAAAAAAAGCATATGATTCTCTGGAACAGGAAGGATTTACGGTTACCATACACGGAAAGGGCACCTATGTGGCTGCCGCCAACAAAGAGATGATGATGGAAGAGTATCGCCGGGAGGTGGAAGAAGAGCTGACCGAGGTGATACGCAAAGCAAAAAGATACGGCCTGTCGGAAGAGGATATCCGGGAGATGCTGGAGCTGATATTGGAGGGATAG